A single Lactuca sativa cultivar Salinas chromosome 8, Lsat_Salinas_v11, whole genome shotgun sequence DNA region contains:
- the LOC111896124 gene encoding binding partner of ACD11 1 produces the protein MTLEHIVEVTGLSPRATDQDVYNFFAFCGAIEHVDIVRAGEYACTAYVTFKDAYALETAVLLSGATLLDQTVCITRWGQDVDEPEFWNQQSFSHDDGSSSNIHADQYAYTAGEAVTLAQDVVKTMIAKGYILGKDALGKAKQFDESHQVSASAAAKVAELSERMGLTDKVFAGVEAVRSVDQKYHILDTTKSVVSATGRTAAAAATTVVNSSYFSKGALWMSGALSRAAQAAADLGSHGISK, from the exons ATGACTCTAGAACATATTGTTGAAGTTACAGGCCTTTCCCCTAGGGCTACGGATCAAGATGTTTACAATTTCTTTGCTTTTTGTGGCGCGATTGAACATGTTGATATTGTCAG GGCGGGGGAATACGCGTGTACGGCTTACGTAACCTTTAAGGACGCGTACGCTCTAGAAACAGCTGTCTTACTTAGT GGAGCCACACTTTTGGATCAAACCGTTTGCATAACGCGATGGGGGCAAGATGTGGACGAACCCGAGTTTTGGAACCAACAGTCGTTTTCACATGATGACGGGAGTAGTTCAAAC ATACACGCAGACCAATACGCATACACAGCTGGCGAAGCGGTGACATTAGCTCAAGATGTGGTGAAAACGATGATAGCGAAAGGCTACATTTTAGGCAAAGATGCTCTCGGAAAAGCCAAACAATTCGATGAGTCACATCAGGTTTCCGCCAGTGCGGCGGCAAAAGTGGCGGAGTTGAGTGAGCGGATGGGGTTGACCGACAAGGTGTTTGCCGGAGTTGAGGCGGTCCGGTCGGTTGACCAAAAGTATCATATATTGGATACAACTAAATCGGTTGTGTCGGCCACCGGAAGGACGGCGGCTGCCGCCGCTACTACGGTGGTTAATAGTAGTTATTTTTCAAAAGGCGCTCTTTGGATGTCGGGTGCTTTGAGTAGGGCGGCGCAAGCGGCGGCGGATTTGGGGTCTCATGGGATTAGCAAGTGA